The segment ACAGTATAATGGTAGCAGTATTGACTTAtattagcttatttattcattcatccagttaatttgagtacatttttgcttattaatgTCTTGTTTATTAAACTGCTGTATTAAGGTAATGTCGCCATTGTGCTGTCTCTTTGTTACTTCTCAGAAACAAGCAAGTcgtggtattttttttatagacatTGATCATTTTATGTTTGCTTATGTTGTGTATTTAGACTTGCTCTAGTCTTGCATCATTTTCCATACAAGAGCAAACAATTGTCCTACTGTTTTGGCTGCAAATTACAGGCAGAGCTGGACCATCTGGAACCGCCACAGCTGAATATGAGGCAACTGTCTGCTAGGTACAGTACAAACAACAAAAGTGGTGCAAGAGCATAGTCTGGAAGTATAGTCTTTCCTGTATAGTGTAGTAGTGAAAACATTCTGTTTCTGTGACGCATAAGTTGCACATATTATTTTGATGCCTGTGTTAATACCTTACAGTATTCACACTGCCCACATGAGCAACATGGTGCTATGTTCCAGAAGCAGCGCTGATagtacagtatgtttttttgcCGTGAATCATACACTGAACTCAGCAGAAAATATGTTGCACTTTATCCACATTCTTTTTTGCAGTATAAGCTTTTATGAAGCAACATAAACTACTCCTCCATTGCTCCAAATAAGACATCTTTCAGCCTTGATGCAAGTTCCACACAGAGTGACAGACCcaattagcattttttgggtaaatttgactGAATTGAGAATTAAGCAGTTTAGGGCTGCACTTTTGGGGTTCGCTCCATGTCGATTGCCATTTAGATGTATattagatttaatcaaaatcaaCTTAGTAATAATTCTCAGTGGCTTACTTTTAATAACCATTTTATCACTTGCTAGCAATTGAAAGAAATGCTCAACAAATCACTTTATCATCCCGTTCAGTTATGCAGTGTTTTCACAGTGAGAGCTTGCTGTTGGTCTGTGCTCTTACATTCACAATATGGGGGATGTAAGTGAACTTCAAGGGAAAAAcgctgcagcagcagcagacaGAACATCTTGTCCAGCTTTGAAATGTTTGCTGTCTGAATTCTTCCCTGTGCTGTTCTCTGTTCAAGGTAGCCTGTTTCCATCCTTACCCATCAGAGTGAAACACAAGTTGTTGTCCAAGCCTGCAGAAAACTATTTCAGGctatatcctttatgtatttgaagtgcttactgtttactctgTCTTAAAATGCTGCTaagatgagtttattttttcagtgcTCATGTCCAAGAACCCTAAGGCCAATCATGCAGCCtcgtattttttaaaatctcttttACTGTTGTCAGACCAAGTGACTACAAGTAGCAACACTACTAACCTATCTACAGTTTAGTATAGTGAGCTTTAAGTAAGTAGTGGTGAACTGTGATGAAGCGCTGCATCactaattttgtaatattgtattgCACATGCAAAATGAATGTGCATAAAATGGCATATAAACCACTGGGAAATGTCAagtttttgagtaaaactaAACTTCTTTTGATATTTCTGTGCATCACAATTAAACGGGATTGCACATGGGATGGGAGAAAAATCAGTGAACTGATGCATTCTGGATTGATCAACACAATTTCATGATTGATTATCAATTGTTTATTGATAATGCATGCTCTAAATAGGACATTACAGATATATTTTGTGGCAAAACCACACAGAGGACATGTCTGCAGTGGCATTTATCATGAAATGTTGcatttacacaaacaaacaaacatactcGGGAGCTTTTAGAAAAGTTCAACAGTCAAGAAAACAAGCTTTATTTGACAACAGCAAGAAAATAACCAGTAAACATTCCGTGTCAAGAAATCTGATTTCTgcttaaatgcataaattcacTTCAGATGCAATCACTTATAATCGTTTGGGATATTGGAATTAGATCGTGAATCAAGTCTCAGTCCTCCATCAAACAGCTCATTAGTTTGACTCCTTAGTTCTCAGCTCTGTTTTACACGCGCGTTTGTTTTTTCTGTGATGTTTGGTGTCTGTAAGAAGATCATAATTCACATCTAAACGCCGTCCCGACGTTTAAGTTTACATGATTAGACGCACATGGATCTGACGTGATAAGAAACGCATGACAGTGatccgcttttttttttttgatcgtaaaatatttctttcaaatatttataataatatttgaaaaaaatatttattacattcaCGACTAATGATGATGATATTATTTTCCAATCGCAGATAGTTCCTTCCGAAGTGGGCGGGGCTAACTCACAACCAGTAATCCTATTGGTtgatcatgtaattaattacccCACACCTGCCAGAGATTAGCCTAGCAAACAAGAAGCTGCACCACCAAAGAGAGAAGTCAGTTTTGAACGCGGTaagttaatatatttgtttttcatgaaaacactttgtttttaagtaactgttaaggtgtttttaatgttgtatCTCATTATCGTTAGTGTGTTTACGCTGCCTAATATCGAAACtgatatgtgtacatttttgatgTATCGTCGTAATTATAAATGCtgggctgcgtttcccaaaagcatcgtaagcTTAAATTGATTGTAGAACCATTGTCATCAGTGGAATTAAGATCAACTTGGGCTTTAGTTTGTTACACAAGTAgccttacataaatgaactgcatggttttactacaaataaaaccaattaaaaaaaaaaaaaaattgttgttaaCCTGTGgtaactataaataaacaatggTTTTGCtgcactaaccatagtttaaggTGGTTTTTGTAGTGATTATACaaatgctaattatttaacaaaacatgGTTGCTCTACACTTTTAGTGCAATAAAAACGTACTAAGTTTTTATAAGAgtagtgtgtttttatttatttataaattaaatatatatatatatatatatatatatctcaaaatcaaataaataaataaaacactactCTTATGAAAACttggtattatatatatatatatatatatatatatatatatatatatatataaaatatttttcataaatctgATCTTGCAAATCCACAGATAATGACTTGGTCCTACTTTTGCATAATCCTTTATATGTTTGCGCCACCTGAAATGGATTAATTTCAGCACGTGTCTTCACCAATTCTCTTTTCtgaaatatgaatttttttttcttttttaaataactgtagaTAATGGTTGTGAACATTATTTGAATTGTTTGACGTTAAGCTGCAACTCCACAAAACTCTGGAAATGGTCATTTCACAGACATTTAACAGATTTTGTATATTGTTAAGCTTTATTAATTGAATCGTTTCACCACACTTCTGTTTAACATTGATCTTCTATGTCTGAGACTTGTGGCTTCCTACAGGAAGAGCTTGTTAGTGAAATGTGAGCTGTTTTGGAATTTCTGCTCTCTGTCTGTAGGGAATTTCTGGTTCAGAGCTGTTGGAGGTCATGAGGAGTTGGCAGGAGAAGCAGGGGAGCGTCTTATGATGAGGGAGGCAACCGCTGAACGCTGAACCCTCATTCGCCTCTGACCTTTTTCTGGACGCAGTGAAGTGCACTGTTTGCTGCTGTAATGCACCTTTGAGTTCTTGGTCCTGTCTGATTAAACCAGCTTGGACCCATTCTTGGGGTAATGCTTTGGGCTGTTAgcttaaacaaatgcattttgttaaAGAATGATCACTGCAGATTGTAAATATAAGGTGTGTGTACACAATAAAAGGATAAACTTGACATTTGTGTGCTGTTCATGATTCGTAGATGTCTCATCTCAGTTTGCTGAAGCTTTGGtgttacctttttattttaatcttttaaatgaGGTTTGGGTGCATCTTCTGACACATTCAGGTGATTTGTCTTTGGATGTTTTGGATAGAAACCATTCTGCTTAACAGAATgccatgtatttaaaaaaaagtacactttatCAGTAGCATTTACATCTGAATGCCTTTCATGTAATGCAGCTGTAGTCTGAATTGTTCAGCCATCAGTGATTCTGCCATGGATCAAAGAGTCTTAAACTGATGTTCATCTCTGTGTGAGAAAACATCTCATTTACAGGCCTACAAAAATCTGTTACAAATGGGCCAAACACCCTTCTCTATGTGCAGGTCTTGGTTTACCGATGGAACTGGAGTCTGAAGAGTACTGGATCAGATCCTGTTGAGCATTTTGCAGGTAAAATGTGCTGCTGTGTGGGTGGAGACTAAAGTGGGTGggcttttaattaattagcATTTCTAAATAGTTttgggagggaaaaaaaaaaaaaaaaaataataataattgaaaggaatttttttttttttacttagtcTGTTTCTGGATAAATTTTAGAAGTCGAAACTTAAAACTTTGATTCCTTCTGTATAACCGCTGCTTGATATTGCCTTGGAAGTCCCAGGGGGAGCGTCTGGATCTTCACTCCCCCCTTTCTGTCTGACCTTCCTTTGTCTTAGGTTGTGTTCTGATCCGCTTTGCCGCTTGTCACAGCTCACACCCAGACGACCGTCACGCAACCGTGCTTCAGTGACCAGACTGGGATTCGAACCCAGGATCCTTTCCCTTTCGGAAAGGGTGCACTCAGACCGCTGAGCTACTGGCACTTCCACATTTAGTGCTGTTCTTTTGgaacttttgactttatttttttctaaagactAGTGAAACTAAATGTTTTTCCACCTTAACGCAGGATTTGAACTGGGAATTCCCAGGCCATGGGCCGATACGCTGACCACTGGGCCACAGGCCCATCCACagatccttttctttttttttgaacttttgattttatttgtctCTAAAGACTagcaaaactaaacatttttccACCTTAATGCAGGACTTGAACCAGGAACTTCCAGACCATGAAGTGATGCAATGACCGCTGGGCCACAGGACCATTCACAGTCACTTCtctgttttttaaacttttgattttgttttcttttaagaCTACTGAAGCTAAATATTTTTCCACCCCGACATGGGACTTGAACCAGGAGTTCCCAGACCATCGATTAACACGCTGACCACTGCGCCACAGGCTCATCCTTAActtcttgtcttgttttttgaacttttgattttatttttctttgaagacTAGTGAAACTAAATGTTCTCTGACCTCAATTTGAGATTTGAACCTGGAACTCCCCAACCATGAACCAGTGTGCTGACCACTGGACCACAGGGTTATTTGCAGaccttcttcttttttctttaaagacttgtaaaactaaatatttgccCACCTTAGAGCAGGATTTGAACCTGGAACTCTCTTGCAAAGAACAGATGCTCAGACCACTGCGCCACTGCTTGAGGCTCCATTTTGGAGTTTTGTCTTTCTTATTCAGTCATAATCTAGTGAAAACTAAACTATTTCTCCTCTGCAGGAGAGTGGTTCAAAGCAGTAGCACCCATATCAGTAACTGATGTTCAGACCACTGGCTCTTGCACATGCACACTTCTCGTATTTGGAATATTGTCTGTCTTATTCATGTCAGAAACcatcaaaattaaagttttctaCTTAAAGACAGACGTTTAAGCCACTGAGCCACTTTCGAgcattactttctttttttgatttttaagcaTGCAAACATCATTGCAGTAAAAGTGAGGTTTGAAGACTTGACACTCAGACCACTGAGACACTGGTTTTGCTGCTAGCTGCGTTTCcttcaaaaatgttaattccCACAATACCTTGATTGTGACTGAACTTCTCACATGCTTTATATGATCTTGGTCAACTACCAAACACCCTCATATGCCTCTGAGAGTCAGAGAGTCTCCTCATGATGTTTGATGAGCCTTaaagctcatttatttattcgGATGAATCATAGTCACTGTTTTCTGACTCGTGTAATGAGCTGACTGTCAGTTTTGATGGTGTTGGTTTGATGCTTTTGTGGCTTATTTCTTATTAGGCAACTATTTAGAGTCTTATATGAgctgatttatggtttgttcaTTCAAGAATCACTCCAAAGAGACGCCAGAAGATCCCGTGAGACTTTATTCACGAGACAATATATTTGAGTTTGAAGTCTTTAACATACAGTGACATCtgaaaaaagatgttttgaaaaaaaagatgttttggaCACCATATAAGATTCTTCATTAAATGCACAAATTCCTGCAGTTTTCTGATATTTATGAGTTATCAGAAAGAAAATAAGTATGAAATTGTGTATAGTTATATAATATTGAGCATATAATGGACATTTTTCAGTAGACAATGAGGCTTATAAcatcttaaaaatatacaaacactCTCAAACTTATTTTCCCAGACATATTTCTGAATGAAATTAACAACTCATTGACAAAAAGAAGATTTCGTTTGCGCAATCACAATAAAACCAGCctgcacattttaattaatagtagGTAGATGAAAAGGAGCAgacagaataaaaaagaaaaaacaggttTGTTATCATCTGTCAAACAGATGATCAGGTGACCAATACAATACGTGAACTAAAAGAACATTTCAtgtaaaaataatcagaaattcTGTCAAGCAGCACTGACTTGCACCCCTGAATTATTTAAAGGCACCAAGCATCCATTTTAAAGCATCAGACATATTTGATGACTATCTTATGCAGTCACACTGAAACAGAGCAGTGAGAACCACAGATGTTTTGGCTCTGGTGTGAAGTTTCACTACATACTGATGAGTTAGATTCACTTCTTGGCTCTGGAGACTTTTCGGTTGGTGTGAGAGTCAGATTTTAACAGCTCAAATGCTGTAAATCTAAACAGAAAATGCTCCTAAAGCTCTACTGAGCATCCAAACCTCTTATACCCAATCCTCCTTTAAGCACAGGCCAGAGGTCAAAGGCGGTTTCTTTAGCAAGTCTTGAACAAAATGGTCCCCTAGGCTCGGATGGTGAATCCAGTCAAACAACTCCTGTAACAGTGAAAGAAAAAgacttttgtgtgtttgtaggcTGCTGTGGACATTAcctgcatttttaatgcattgtttaaaggtttgaacacaaaaataagCCTGGTTTCAAACTGAACTCTCTCTTTAGATGTTATCGTTTCTTTAATCATACTCGCTGAATATAAAATCCCGGTGTGTAGAACATCAGGCTTCAGAGATCTTTGGATAAACGTCTGGACTGattaactgaaaaaattaaattagaaaaacagATAAAGTTCATGGGGGTTAAGTGGTTTGTGAGGGTTCGGAAATAACTCCAACGAGTAAAAGAATTGTAGAAAACTCTCTGAAACACAAGCAGAGAGACCAAAAACCTCAAAGACTCACATTTGTGTCTGACTCTTAGAACATAATGGTCTGATGACATCTGTTCAGAAGATTACTACATAACAGGATGTTCTCACCTCCACAGAGAAAGGAAGGCAGCATCTGTGATGAGTCTTCTTGAGATTTCCTCTACTTTCTGGATCTTGGGATGGGGCGAGGGAGTAGAGATCAAAGGCTTTCTCATAGGGGTTGAATGTTATCTCTCCACCTACAATACCTCTTGGATGTCCATCCTTCTTGGGTTTCTGTGATAACAGACAAGCGCACTTGAAACAACACACTTCAGGATGCAACTAGATGTTTACAATCTAAAGAATATCTGAGCGGTGATGTTTGTGCCAACAAGTTTGATTGTAAGTAAACTAATAGCATATTTGTGagcctgaaccacaaaaccagtcacaagggtcagttttttaaaaactgagatttatacataatctcaataaataagatttccattgatggaTGGTGTGTTACGATGGGACAATGTTTGGctgatttgaaaatctggattctgagggtgcaaaaacaaataataataataataataataaaataaataaataaatattgagaaaagcacctttaaagttgtccaaatgaagttcttagtgaTGCAtgattaagttttgatacatttacggtaggaaatttacaaattatttttatttaacaatctCTACTTAATATCTGTCACggggagaacgagacgagagacgagcggatccatttgcaaaccTTTATTAGGGCTAGACAGACACATAGAAAAGCAGGCAGGGTAGAGACGGGAGCAGACAGTGCATAAGGGCTAGGCAGAGAGTAATCCATAATCCGGGCGTGGGTCGaacagcggcgaacgttatccagGGGGCGAGGCAGGAGAAGAGTCAGGCAGGCGAAAGTTCCGAAAGACagattaaacaaaacaacaaggcAAAACCAGGAAACAAGACACGGGGAAACACGGAGAAACGCTTTGCATGAACGATAGatacaattcaatactcggcgagggGTGACAGGAAGACCAGGGTATTTATACTGTCCGTGATTGGTGCAAATGGTaagagcagtggctgatgggaaatggagtccggggtgtagtgcaataGTCAATGTGTGAGAACGAGGTgagagcgacgtctggtggtgagcggagaacaggacaccgaccagatttgtgacatagcccccccccaaggagcggcttccagacgctccaacagaaacaacagtccaggggagcggtgggggggCCAGGGGACTGAGGCAGAACCGGCTGGGCAAGGGTCCTCCAGAGCGGAGCATGAGGCACAGGCGTactccagggcggaactggaggtGGAGCAGTCCTCcggggcagagcaggaggcggagcggccctccggggaaAAACAGGAACCCGCGTTACGGTCTGGGatctggggagaacagggacagaggagacagacagaagaaggggagaagcagagagtatTGAGGTGAACGCCCTCTCCATAAGAGGTTCCACAGctgacgctgacacctctggaggcattggcgcagcttctcctaCGGGGAAGGCCTCGGGGGCGGACTTGaggtcagacgggacctctggagcagacttgggaccagacgggacctctggagcagacttgggaccaggcgggacctctggagcaggaaaccgctttatggcctgggacctaggaacagtagagacagaggaggcagacagaataaggggagaagcagagagtttgaggcagaacgccgcctccctaggaggacctacagccgaagctgacacctcaggaggcattggcgcggcttctccaactGGTGAGGCCTCTGGGTCTGTCTCGTGGTCAGACAGGGCCTCCGGAGCaaacttgagatcagacgggagctctggagcaggcttgagatcagacgggagctctggagttGGCTGGCGAACAGATGAGACCTCTGGAGctgagtgtgcagcccacacactgagaaTGGCGATCGCCAGCACGCTAGAAGACATGACGTGACCAGGCTcagggaggtcagacgagacctctggcacAGACTTGACGACGGGTAGGACTTCTGGAGTCGTCGTCAAGATCTCTGGAGCGTAGCTTGCGGCCCAGATGCTGAGGATGGCGgttgccatcacactggcagacatgatgtGACAAAGCTCTGGGCGGTCAAACGAAACgcgactggactctgggccgtcaggcgggacgcgactggactctgggccgtcaggcgggacgcgactggactctgggccgtcaggcgggacatggtgaggctctggacagatagacgagacatgacagggctctggagggtcagacgagatgtgaccaGGCCGTCGGGcagggcgtgacttgactctgaaacaacagtaataccttgacttggctcagtgagtgctgctgtgacttgaccagattcgtgaagatcagtagtgaactgacttgactcttggagatcagcggtgacttgattTGATACGTGAAGACCTGCGGTGgcttgaactggcttgtgaagatcattgactttacttgactcaggaaccacgactgtgaccttgcttgactcaggaaccacggctgtgactttgcttgactcgggagccacggctgtgaccttgcttgGCTTGGTTTGAacggctgtgacgtgacttgacttggtagAAACAGCAGCTGGTGCAGGTTCAGAAGAGGCAGACATGACCTTGACCGGCTGTGGcctggctgacgtggcgttagcaggcgctggctgggctgacgtggcgttagcaggcgtgggctgggctgacgtggcgttagcaggcgcgggctgggctgacgtggcgttagcaggcgcgggctgggctgacgtggcgttagcaggcgcgggctgggctgacgtggcgttagcaggcgcgggctgggctgacgtggcgttagcaggcgcgggctgggctgacgtggcgttagtgGTAATCTTTGCGTCAAGCACTGGCGTGGCGGCCCTCTTGAGCAGTGCAGACTCGGGCTCAGGGATGATGgcggaagcttgactggacttggaagcttgactggacttggaagcttgactggacttggaagcttgagctgtagcctgacttgactctggagcaacagcagcagcttgacttggctcatgaggatctgctgtagcctggcttgactcaggaacaacagatgtagcgtgacttgactcaggaacaacatagcttgactcaggaacaacagctgtagcgtgacttaactcaggaacaacatagcttgactcaggaacaacagctgtcgcgtgacttaactcaggaacaacatggcttgactcaggaacaacagctgtagcgtaACTTGGCTCGTGGGgaacaactgtgacttggctcgactcgtggagaacggcagctgtgtcttgacttgagccaggggtagccgccgcgacatggagcgccactttagctgcccaaactgtcattaggggtgtatccagcacgtgggccatcatgaccacaggtggcgtccgggtgttgaccacaggttctggaatggcgtccacattgtggagtggcttggagacggcagCCATCTTATGCagttgcttggagacggcggccatcttgtgcagtggctctggaaagatggctgtaatttgacttgcgACAGGGGCAATGgctctgacttggcttgacaCAGAAAACGCagttttaacttgacttgccttaggaagagaTGCTCCAGCTTGATTcgacacaggaacagcagctgtggcttgacttgacttggaaacttgacttgacgcaggaaacaccgctgcaacttgacttgacttggaaacttgacttgactcgggaaacgcagctgcaacttggcttgatttggaaacttgacttgactcaggaaatgccgCTGCAACTTTAAATGGCTCtgatatggcagctgtgacgtgacggagctctgttttcgccgccatcttgtgaacgggctccgccgtcgccgccattttgtgagcgCACGCCGGCGCCGCCGCCATCCTGCAAACGGGCACCGCAGTCCTGCAaacgggcaccgcagtcgccgccattttgtgcatgGGCTCCGCTGTCGCTGCTGTATCCTGaacgcgctccgacgcggccgccatcttgtgaccTTCGCCAGTGCTTGAGCGCGCtcctgcacggccgccatttcacgagcgatccaggtggcaaacgtgtttgtgggatcgtgctccggcatgaccgcCAATCTGCGGGTGGGATGCGCGGATGCCATTACCGCGTTGTTGCGTTCCCTCTCTGCGACCCCCATggtgcacggcgaacccacacacgACAACGCAAAGTTCATAAATGCCTCGAGCgaagagcgcggaccctcgcgtctaaGCCTTGCTATTAACGGCTCGTTCACACCGtcacagaacacctcaatttgaatacagtccgggagggtggaataatttgAGATGGAGAGAAACTCACGGGTGTACTGTTCCAGTGTGCCAGATCTCTGTTTGATCCTACATAAAatcctgtctgtgtccatatcttCTGAATGTCCGGGTGGTAagttgctggatcctgttgtgg is part of the Labeo rohita strain BAU-BD-2019 unplaced genomic scaffold, IGBB_LRoh.1.0 scaffold_367, whole genome shotgun sequence genome and harbors:
- the LOC127160503 gene encoding uncharacterized protein LOC127160503, giving the protein MSASVMATAILSIWAASYAPEILTTTPEVLPVVKSVPEVSSDLPEPGHVMSSSVLAIAILSVWAAHSAPEVSSVRQPTPELPSDLKPAPELPSDLKFAPEALSDHETDPEASPVGEAAPMPPEVSASAVGPPREAAFCLKLSASPLILSASSVSTVPRSQAIKRFPAPEVPSGPKSAPEVPSDLKSAPEAFPVGEAAPMPPEVSASAVEPLMERAFTSILSASPLLLSVSSVPVLPRSQTVTRVPVFPRRAAPPPALPRRTAPPPVPPWSTPVPHAPLWRTLAQPPLLLPFAPITDSINTLVFLSPLAEY